A single Ziziphus jujuba cultivar Dongzao chromosome 11, ASM3175591v1 DNA region contains:
- the LOC107432062 gene encoding uncharacterized protein LOC107432062, whose amino-acid sequence MVKSYLRYEPAAAFGVIVSVDSNITYDSSGKHLLAPALEKVGVWHVRQGVCTKTLTPSPASHGASPAVNSIATSLSSLVASGYSDGSIRIWDAERGTCEATFNGHSGAVTALRYNKLGSMLASGSKDNDIILWDVVGETGLFRLRGHRDQVTDVVFLDSGKKLVSSSKDKFLRVWDTETQHCMQIVGGHHTEIWSIDVDLEERFLVTGSADLELRFYNIKHEMVEGQSADSMKGNEIVNDGDNAPENKWTVLKHFGELQRQSKHRVATVRFNKSGNLLACQVAGKTVEIYHVLDEAESKRKAKRRVHRKEKKSKKETKAKEEASELIENGEANNGPGEGNVPVVTVPDVFTLIQTVRASKKICSVSFSPITPKNSLATVALSLNNNLLEFYSIEDNATPKLLALELQGHRSVVRSVTLSSDSTLLMSTSHNSVKFWNPSTGSCLRTIDSGWGLCGLIFPQNKYAIVGTKDGKLEIIDIGSSTCIEVMEAHGASVQSITALPNGNGFVTGSADQDVKFWEYELKQKSGQDSKRLVVSNVRTMKMNGDVTVVAVSPDAKYVAVALLDFTVKVFYMDTLKFFVSLYGHKLPVLCMDISSDGDLMVTGSADKDLKIWGLDFGDCHKSLFAHTKSVEAVQFVRNTHFVFSAGRDGIVKYWDADKFELLLTLEGHHADVLCLAISNRGDFLVSGSNDYSIRRWDRTEETFFIEEEKEKRLEEMFESDLDFDNKYMPKEEIPEEGAVALAGKKSKETLSASDSIIDALDIAEAELARIAEHEEEKNRGKRAEFQPNIIMNGLSPSDYILRALSNVQTNDLEQTLLALPFSDALKLLSYLKDWILNPDKVELVCRIATVLLQTHYNQLISTPAARPVLTILKEKLYPRTKECKDTLGFNLAVMDHLKQLMASRSDALFKDAKSKLLEIRAQHSKRLEARSETKEEKRRKKKNKKSSDK is encoded by the exons ATGGTGAAGTCCTACCTGCGGTACGAACCGGCGGCGGCTTTCGGTGTGATCGTCTCCGTCGATTCAAATATTACGTACGACAGCTCGGGGAAGCACCTGTTGGCGCCGGCACTTGAAAAAGTGGGCGTCTGGCATGTACGACAAGGCGTATGCACCAAAACGCTGACCCCGTCTCCGGCATCGCACGGTGCCTCTCCTGCCGTCAACTCCATCGCCACCTCCCTTTCATCTCTG GTAGCTAGTGGATATTCGGATGGCAGTATAAGAATTTGGGATGCCGAAAGAGGAACTTGCGAGGCCACGTTCAATGGGCATTCAGGTGCTGTCACTGCCCTTCGTTACAACAAGCTTGGGTCTATGCTTGCCTCTGGAAGCAAAGATAATGACATCATTTTATGGGATGTCGTTGGTGAGACCGGCCTTTTTCGTCTCCGAGGGCATCGGGATCAG GTTACCGATGTTGTCTTCTTGGATTCTGGGAAGAAGCTCGTTAGTTCCTCAAAAGACAAGTTTTTGAGGGTGTGGGATACTGAAACTCAGCATTGCATGCAAATAGTAGGTGGGCATCATACTGAAATTTGGTCCATAGATGTCGACCTAGAGGAAAGGTTTCTGGTAACTGGTTCTGCAGACCTGGAGCTTcggttttataatattaagCATGAAATGGTGGAGGGGCAATCCGCAGATAGTATGAAAGGAAATGAAATTGTGAATGATGGTGATAATGCCCCTGAAAATAAATGGACTGTTTTGAAGCATTTTGGTGAACTTCAGAGGCAAAGCAAGCATAGGGTTGCTACGGTGAGATTCAACAAGTCTGGAAATTTGCTGGCTTGTCAGGTGGCTGGCAAAACAGTGGAAATATACCATGTGTTGGATGAGGCTGAATCAAAGCGTAAGGCAAAACGTAGAGTTCATCGGAAGGAGAAGAAATCTAAGAAGGAGACGAAAGCTAAGGAGGAAGCATCTGAGTTGATAGAAAATGGAGAAGCAAATAATGGCCCTGGAGAAGGAAATGTCCCTGTGGTTACAGTTCCTGACGTTTTCACGCTAATTCAAACTGTTCGAGCTAGTAAAAAGATATGTTCAGTTTCCTTCTCTCCAATCACTCCAAAGAATTCGCTGGCTACAGTAGCTTTGTCtttgaataataatttactGGAATTTTATTCCATTGAAGACAATGCGACCCCAAAATTACTTGCTTTAGAGCTTCAGGGACACCGTTCTGTTGTCAGAAGTGTTACACTTAGCTCCGACAGTACCTTGTTGATGTCAACTAGTCACAATTCTGTAAAGTTTTGGAATCCAAGTACTGGTTCTTGCCTACGAACTATTGATTCCGGATGGGGATTGTGTGGTTTGATCTTTCCTCAGAACAAGTATGCAATAGTTGGAACTAAAGATGGAAAACTGGAAATAATTGATATTGGAAGTAGCACTTGCATTGAAGTGATGGAAGCTCATGGTGCCTCTGTTCAATCGATAACAGCTCTTCCTAATGGAAATGGTTTTGTCACGGGAAGTGCTGATCAGGATGTTAAGTTCTGGGAGTATGAACTTAAACAAAAATCTGGTCAA GACTCTAAGCGCCTAGTGGTGTCAAATGTAAGGACTATGAAGATGAATGGTGACGTTACTGTGGTTGCTGTTAGCCCCGATGCTAAATATGTAGCTGTTGCCCTTTTGGATTTCACAGTGAAG GTTTTCTATATGGATACACTCAAATTTTTCGTTTCTTTATACGGTCACAAGCTGCCTGTGCTATGCATGGATATTTCATCTGATGGAGATTTGATGGTGACTGGCTCAGCAGATAAAGACTTGAAGATTTGGGGTTTAGATTTTGGTGACTGTCATAAGTCCCTTTTTGCTCATACTAAAag TGTTGAGGCAGTGCAGTTTGTGAGAAATACTCATTTCGTGTTTAGCGCTGGGAGAGATGGCATAGTGAAATACTGGGATGCTGACAAATTTGAATTGCTTTTAACTCTTGAGGGACACCATGCAGATGTTTTGTGTCTTGCAATCAGTAACCGTGGTGATTTCCTTGTTAGTGGATCTAATGACTATTCCATACGTCGCTGGGATCGTACTGAAGAGACATTTTTTATTGAG gaagagaaagaaaaaaggttggAAGAGATGTTCGAGTCTGACCTTGACTTTGACAATAAATATATGCCTAAGGAAGAAATCCCGGAGGAGGGAGCTGTGGCCTTGGCAGgaaaaaaatccaaagaaaCCCTTTCAGCTTCTGATTCAATTATTGACGCACTAGACATAGCTGAAGCAGAACTGGCTCGTATTGCTGAACATGAG GAGGAGAAAAACAGGGGAAAGCGTGCAGAATTTCAACCAAATATTATTATGAATGGGCTTTCTCCATCTGACTACATTCTTCGTGCCCTTTCAAATGTTCAGACAAATGACCTGGAACAGACTCTACTG GCTTTACCTTTTTCAGATGCTTTGAAGCTTCTATCTTATTTGAAGGATTGGATTTTGAATCCAGATAAG GTTGAACTTGTATGCAGAATTGCTACGGTGCTATTGCAGACTCATTACAATCAGTTGATTAGTACCCCAGCTGCAAGACCTGTGTTGACTATTCTTAAAGAGAAGCTTTATCCAAGAACTAAG GAATGCAAAGATACTCTAGGTTTCAACCTTGCAGTGATGGATCATCTCAAG CAACTGATGGCTTCGAGATCGGATGCACTATTCAAAGATGCAAAATCTAAGTTACTGGAAATCCGAGCACAGCATTCAAAACGTCTAGAAGCAAGATCAGagacaaaagaagaaaagcgaagaaagaaaaagaacaaaaaatcaagTGATAAGTGA
- the LOC107431981 gene encoding expansin-A9, giving the protein MSITMQSVLVCLMFFIGALPHVHVHADINSAYKRAVHHAMGRYKRNSVPHKNHRPKFHAGPWKNAHATFYDGGSGTFGGACGYDDVVKEGYGLQTVALSQALFNNGQSCGACFEIKCVDDPQWCKPGQPSLLVTATNNCPPNYNLPADNGGWCNPPREHFDIARPVFLQIAEYKGGIVPVMYRRIPCQKKGGIRFTISGNPYFNEVLVWNVGGAGDVTSLQVKGSDKLKWTAMRRLWGQKWVTDAMMVGESLTFRVRASDGRFSTSWHVAPKNWQFGQTFEGKNFKQ; this is encoded by the exons ATGTCAATCACAATGCAGAGTGTTTTAGTGTGTTTGATGTTCTTTATTGGTGCACTGCCTCATGTTCATGTCCATGCAGATATTAATTCCGCATATAAAAGGGCTGTTCACCATGCAATGGGGAGATATAAAAGAAATTCAGTTCCCCACAAGAACCATCGTCCAAAGTTCCATGCTGGTCCCTGGAAGAATGCTCATGCCACCTTCTATGATGGCGGCTCTGGAACATTTG GGGGAGCTTGTGGTTATGACGATGTGGTGAAGGAAGGGTATGGCCTTCAGACAGTGGCGTTGAGCCAAGCTTTGTTCAACAATGGACAATCTTGCGGTGCATGTTTCGAAATAAAATGTGTGGACGACCCTCAATGGTGCAAGCCTGGCCAGCCATCTCTCCTGGTTACGGCTACCAACAATTGCCCTCCAAATTACAATCTACCAGCTGACAATGGAGGGTGGTGCAATCCACCACGCGAGCATTTCGATATAGCCAGGCCTGTTTTCCTCCAAATTGCTGAATACAAAGGTGGCATTGTTCCAGTCATGTACCGCAG GATTCCATGCCAGAAGAAGGGAGGAATTCGATTCACCATAAGCGGGAATCCATATTTCAATGAGGTATTGGTATGGAATGTGGGTGGAGCTGGAGACGTTACGAGCTTGCAAGTGAAGGGCAGTGACAAGCTCAAATGGACTGCTATGAGGCGGTTGTGGGGTCAGAAGTGGGTCACTGATGCCATGATGGTCGGTGAATCTCTCACTTTCCGAGTAAGAGCAAGCGACGGGAGATTTTCAACTTCATGGCATGTTGCCCCCAAGAACTGGCAATTCGGCCAAACCTTCGAAGGCAAGAATTTCAAACAGTAG
- the LOC107431982 gene encoding protein fluG, with product MERDVKKLKEAVEEVEVVDAHAHNIVALDSTFPFISCFSEAHGDALSYAPHSLSFKRNLKDIAELYGSENSLVKVEEYRRLSGLQSISSTCFKAAKISAILLDDGIEFDKNHDIEWHKTFAPVVGRILRIERLAEKILDEELPGGSSWTLEVFTNKFVGNLKSSADKIFGLKSIAAYRSGLEINPNVSMKDAEEGLAKVLHGGKPVRITNKNFIDYVFTCSLEIAVFFDLPMQIHTGFGDKDLDMRLANPLHLRAVLEDERFSKCRIVLLHASYPYSKEASYLASVYSQVYLDFGLTVPKLSVHGMVSSVKELLELAPIKKVMFSTDGYAFPETYYLGAKKAREVIYSVLADACADGDLSIHEAIEAVKDIFSQNAIQFYKIKLPIEHFGSEKSLSPTSVKLKTIAHADNIALVRVIWVDASGQHRCRVIPAARFNNVVVNNGVGLTFASMGMTSFADGPADETNLTGVGEIRLIPDLSTRKRIPWNTREDMVLADMHLRPGEAWEYCPREALRRVSTILKEEFNLVMNAGFENEFFLLKSVLREGKEEWVPFDSTPYCSTAAYDAASPIFQEVVSVLQSLTIDLEQLHAESGKGQYEMALGHTACTHAADNLIFSREAIKAIARKHGLLATFVPKYALDDIGSGSHVHISLWRDGENAFMGSSGHGISKIGEEFMAGVLNHLPSIMAFIAPVPNSYDRIQPNTWSGAYQCWGKDNREAPLRTACPPGIQHGSVSNFEIKTFDGCANPHLGLTAILAAGIDGLRRHLSLPEPVDTNPSTLDAKRLPTSLSESLRALQEDSVLTDLIGEKLLVAIKGIRKAEVDYYSKHKDAYKQLIYRY from the exons GAACTCTACGGATCTGAAAATTCATTGGTTAAGGTTGAAGAATATCGCAGACTCTCTGGATTGCAGTCTATTAGCTCAACATGTTTCAAAGCTGCAAAAATCTCTGCCATACTCCTTGATGATGGTATAGAGTTTGACAAAAATCATGACATAGAGTGGCATAAAACTTTTGCACCTGTTGTTGGCAGAATCTTGAGAATTGAACGCCTGGCTGAGAAGATTCTAGACGAA gAGTTGCCTGGTGGATCTTCTTGGACATTGGAAGTGTTCACCAATAAGTTTGTTGGAAATTTGAAGTCA AGTGCTGACAAAATTTTTGGCTTGAAAAGCATAGCTGCATACCGCAGTGGCCTAGAAATCAATCCAAATGTCTCTATGAAAGATGCCGAGGAAGGTCTTGCTAAAGTTTTACATG GTGGAAAACCTGTCcgtataacaaataaaaactttattgaCTATGTCTTCACATGTAGTCTGGAGATCGCTGTGTTCTTTGACTTGCCAATGCAGATACACACAGG TTTCGGAGACAAAGATCTCGATATGCGGCTGGCCAATCCTCTTCATCTCCGAGCTGTTCTTGAGGATGAGAGATTTTCTAAATGCCGTATCGTTCTTTTGCATGCATCTTACCCATATTCAAAAGAAGCGTCATATTTAGCCTCTGTTTATTCCCAG GTATACCTGGACTTTGGATTGACTGTTCCTAAGCTCAGTGTCCATGGGATGGTATCTTCAGTCAAAGAACTTTTGGAGCTAGCTCCAATAAAGAAG GTGATGTTCAGCACAGATGGCTATGCGTTTCCTGAAACTTATTACTTAG GTGCAAAAAAAGCACGTGAAGTTATCTATTCTGTCCTAGCTGATGCTTGTGCTGATGGCGATCTCTCTATACACGAAGCTATTGAAGCTGTTAAAGACATATTTTCCCAAAATGCAATTCAGTTCTATAAAATCAAGTTACCTATTGAGCATTTTGGTTCAGAAAAGAGTTTATCTCCTACTTCTGTGAAGCTGAAGACCATTGCTCATGCTGACAACATTGCACTTGTTCGTGTTATCTGGGTGGATGCTTCCGGACAACATAGATGTCGT GTCATTCCTGCAGCACGGTTTAACAATGTTGTTGTGAACAATGGAGTTGGTTTGACATTTGCATCTATGGGAATGACTTCATTTGCTGATGGCCCTGCTGATGAAACTAATCTGACTGGAGTTGGTGAGATTAGGCTGATACCTGATTTATCGACCAGAAAGAGAATTCCATG GAATACTCGAGAAGACATGGTTTTGGCTGACATGCATCTTAGACCTGGTGAGGCTTGGGAATATTGCCCAAGAGAGGCCTTACGAAGGGTTTCAACGATTCTGAAAGAAGAATTTAACTTG GTAATGAATGCCGGATTCGAAAACGAGTTTTTTCTCTTGAAGAGTGTACTAAG GGAGGGGAAAGAAGAATGGGTTCCATTTGACTCAACACCGTACTGCTCTACAGCAGCTTATGATGCGGCTTCCCCTATATTTCAGGAAGTTGTTTCGGTTTTACAATCGTTGACCATTGACTTGGAACAG TTACATGCAGAATCTGGGAAAGGTCAATATGAGATGGCTTTAGGACACACAGCATGTACGCATGCTGCTGACAACTTGATTTTTAGCCGTGAAGCCATTAAGGCCATTGCAAGGAAACATGGATTATTGGCAACGTTTGTGCCGAA GTATGCATTAGATGACATTGGTTCTGGATCCCATGTGCATATCAGTTTGTGGCGGGATGGAGAAAATGCTTTTATGGGATCATCTGGGCATGGAATTTCGAAAATTGGGGAAGAATTCATGGCGGGTGTTTTGAACCATCTTCCTTCAATCATGGCATTTATAGCACCTGTTCCAAATAG TTATGATCGAATACAACCCAATACATGGAGTGGAGCATACCAATGCTGGGGAAAAGATAACAGAGAAGCTCCTCTGAGAACTGCATGCCCCCCTGGAATTCAACATGGTTCCGTGAGCAACTTCGAAATCAAAACATTTGATGGATGTGCAAACCCACACTTAGGATTGACTGCAATACTTGCAGCTGGTATCGATGGCCTTCGTAGACATCTTAGTCTGCCCGAGCCAGTCG ATACAAATCCTTCTACCCTCGATGCAAAAAGATTACCAACGTCACTTTCAGAATCTTTAAGAGCTCTTCAAGAAGACAGTGTGTTGACAGATCTAATTGGTGAAAAGCTATTGGTTGCAATAAAAGGAATCCGCAAG GCAGAGGTTGACTACTATTCGAAGCACAAGGATGCTTATAAGCAGCTAATATACCGCTATTAA